A single window of Streptomyces aquilus DNA harbors:
- a CDS encoding sensor histidine kinase, translated as MQRLYDFLRRHPTWVDGFWAVFLFGISVVFEVAEQSDEGTDAEAAVIPIVLLLCVVIALRRRMPEKMLLLAIAIGVAQLLTDVPTTPGDFAFLVIVYTVAATGARWASRLALAMGLSAACVAHLRWWNHDASALANAALIVFQTVPFALAWVLGDSMRTRRAYFAQLEERASRLEKEREAQAKVAVAAERARIARELHDVVAHNVSVMVVQADGAAYVLDAAPDQAKKALETISSTGRQALAEMRRLLGVLRTGEHQEVGEYVPQPDVEQIDDLVEQCRTSGLPVDFKVEGTPRPLPSGVELTAYRIVQEALTNTRKHGGPNAGASVRLVYFDDGLGLLVEDDGKGAPHELYEDGGADGQGHGLIGMRERVGMVGGTLDAGPRPGGGFRISALLPLKPVH; from the coding sequence GTGCAGCGCCTCTATGACTTCCTCCGCAGGCACCCGACATGGGTCGACGGCTTCTGGGCCGTCTTCCTGTTCGGGATCTCGGTCGTGTTCGAAGTCGCCGAGCAGTCGGACGAGGGGACCGACGCAGAGGCCGCGGTCATCCCCATCGTCCTCCTGCTGTGCGTGGTGATCGCGCTGCGCCGGCGCATGCCGGAGAAGATGCTGCTCCTGGCCATCGCCATCGGCGTCGCCCAACTGCTGACGGACGTGCCCACGACGCCGGGTGACTTCGCGTTCCTGGTCATCGTCTACACCGTCGCCGCGACCGGCGCCCGCTGGGCGTCCCGGCTCGCGCTCGCCATGGGCCTGAGCGCGGCGTGCGTGGCGCATCTGCGGTGGTGGAACCACGACGCGAGCGCCCTGGCCAACGCGGCGCTCATCGTGTTCCAGACGGTGCCGTTCGCGCTGGCCTGGGTGCTCGGCGACTCGATGCGCACCCGTCGCGCCTACTTCGCGCAGCTGGAGGAGCGCGCGAGCCGGCTCGAGAAGGAGCGCGAGGCGCAGGCGAAGGTCGCGGTCGCCGCCGAACGCGCCCGCATCGCGCGCGAGCTCCACGACGTGGTCGCGCACAACGTCTCGGTGATGGTCGTGCAGGCCGACGGCGCCGCGTACGTCCTCGACGCCGCGCCCGACCAGGCGAAGAAGGCCCTGGAGACGATCTCCTCCACCGGCCGCCAGGCCCTCGCCGAGATGCGCCGCCTGCTGGGCGTGCTGCGCACCGGCGAGCACCAGGAGGTCGGGGAGTACGTCCCGCAGCCCGACGTCGAGCAGATCGACGACCTGGTCGAGCAGTGCCGCACCTCCGGCCTGCCGGTCGACTTCAAGGTGGAGGGCACCCCGCGCCCGCTGCCCAGCGGCGTCGAGCTGACGGCGTACCGCATCGTGCAGGAGGCGCTCACCAACACCCGCAAGCACGGCGGGCCCAACGCGGGCGCGAGCGTGCGCCTGGTGTACTTCGACGACGGGCTCGGTCTGCTGGTCGAGGACGACGGCAAGGGCGCGCCGCACGAGCTGTACGAGGACGGCGGCGCCGACGGCCAGGGACACGGCCTGATCGGGATGCGCGAGCGCGTCGGTATGGTCGGCGGCACCCTGGATGCGGGACCGCGGCCGGGCGGAGGATTCCGTATCAGCGCGCTGCTCCCGCTGAAACCGGTGCACTGA
- a CDS encoding response regulator transcription factor, translating to MTIRVMLVDDQVLLRTGFRMVLAAQPDMEVVAEAGDGVEALQVLRATNVDVVLMDVRMPKLDGVETTRRICQDENPPKVLILTTFDLDEYAFSGLKAGASGFMLKDVPPGELLAAIRAVHSGDAVVAPSTTRRLLDRFAPMLPSTGKEPQHKELERLTDREREVMVLVAQGLSNGEIAARLVLSEATVKTHVGRILTKLGLRDRVQVVVLAYETGLVRAGGHG from the coding sequence ATGACGATCCGCGTGATGCTCGTCGACGACCAGGTGCTGCTGCGCACCGGGTTCCGGATGGTGCTCGCCGCCCAGCCGGACATGGAGGTCGTCGCGGAAGCGGGCGACGGCGTCGAGGCGCTCCAAGTGCTGCGGGCCACGAATGTCGACGTGGTGCTGATGGACGTGCGCATGCCGAAGCTGGACGGGGTGGAGACCACCCGCCGCATCTGCCAGGACGAGAACCCGCCGAAGGTGCTCATCCTGACCACCTTCGACCTCGACGAGTACGCCTTCTCCGGGCTGAAGGCGGGCGCGTCCGGCTTCATGCTCAAGGACGTGCCGCCCGGCGAGCTGCTCGCCGCGATCCGCGCGGTGCACAGCGGGGACGCGGTGGTGGCGCCCTCGACCACGCGCCGCCTCCTCGACCGGTTCGCGCCGATGCTGCCGAGCACCGGCAAGGAGCCCCAGCACAAGGAGTTGGAGCGGCTCACCGACCGCGAGCGCGAGGTCATGGTGCTGGTCGCCCAGGGCCTGTCCAACGGGGAGATCGCGGCCCGGCTGGTCCTGTCCGAGGCGACCGTGAAGACCCATGTGGGCCGCATCCTGACCAAGCTGGGACTCAGGGACCGGGTGCAGGTGGTCGTCCTCGCCTACGAGACGGGGCTGGTGCGGGCCGGCGGGCACGGCTGA
- a CDS encoding AAA family ATPase has product MLLWINGPFGGGKTQTAYEIQRRLPGSVVCDPEHAGFGLRRMLPPELRGDFQDLTSWRQGVVEVLDLALTKHDGVVIAPMTVTDSGYFAETVGRLGELGHDVRHFTLLARRETVVKRLRERGLGHLFQFLGGKNAGLGRETWALRQLDHCLERLREPEFAEHLWTDDSTVPKTADRIAVLAGLRLRPNNEGALRTRLRQLRIGVKHIRFD; this is encoded by the coding sequence ATGCTCCTGTGGATCAACGGCCCCTTCGGCGGCGGGAAGACGCAGACGGCGTACGAGATCCAGCGCCGCCTGCCCGGCAGCGTCGTCTGCGACCCCGAGCACGCCGGCTTCGGGCTGCGCCGCATGCTGCCGCCCGAACTGCGCGGCGACTTCCAGGACCTGACGTCCTGGCGGCAGGGCGTCGTCGAGGTCCTCGACCTCGCCCTCACCAAGCACGACGGGGTGGTCATCGCTCCGATGACGGTGACGGACTCCGGCTACTTCGCCGAGACCGTGGGCCGCCTGGGCGAACTCGGCCATGACGTACGCCACTTCACGCTCCTCGCGCGGCGCGAGACCGTCGTCAAGCGGCTCCGGGAGCGCGGCCTCGGGCACCTCTTTCAGTTCCTGGGCGGCAAGAACGCCGGTCTGGGGCGCGAGACCTGGGCCCTGCGGCAGCTCGACCACTGTCTGGAGCGGCTGCGCGAGCCGGAGTTCGCCGAGCATCTGTGGACGGACGACTCGACCGTGCCGAAGACGGCGGACCGGATCGCGGTCCTCGCCGGGCTGCGACTGCGGCCGAACAACGAGGGCGCGCTGCGGACACGGCTCCGGCAGCTGCGGATCGGGGTGAAGCACATCCGGTTCGACTGA
- a CDS encoding DUF5937 family protein translates to MSVRIDIAGLRPERVAFVPSPLAELAMALHALAEPGHHPGLQGWVTGVTARLDSHLADRMCEADFLWRTTFSDLFMPFAGIPGRSTLPGATIAQELDQLDKLTDEQFVDAALEFTCAVPYSSYGPTVLSDPELHRRALELAASRGPQQVRFTERLLADPVRIRTWFREFVEDCDAAFFADTWSRLRHQLAADARHKTDLLRHKGLAEALTAVSTALTLDEDSARITVDKLGDGRTATEDGGLLLVPTSLGWPHLSVLHRYGWQPTLHYPVGSPELASPSSVEQLALRMTALSHPVRMRLCRHLARSAYTTSELAQAHGMTAPEISRHLSVLKKAGLITTRRRGRYVLHQLDVTVVARLGSDFLEGILR, encoded by the coding sequence ATGAGCGTGCGCATCGACATCGCGGGGCTGCGGCCGGAGAGGGTCGCCTTCGTGCCCTCACCGCTGGCCGAGCTCGCCATGGCGCTGCACGCGCTGGCCGAGCCGGGACATCATCCGGGCCTGCAGGGCTGGGTGACCGGCGTGACCGCGCGGCTCGACTCGCACCTCGCCGACCGGATGTGCGAGGCGGACTTCCTGTGGCGGACGACGTTCTCCGACCTGTTCATGCCGTTCGCCGGCATTCCGGGCCGGAGCACGCTTCCGGGGGCGACCATCGCCCAGGAGCTGGACCAGCTCGACAAGCTGACGGACGAGCAGTTCGTGGACGCGGCCCTGGAGTTCACCTGCGCGGTGCCCTACTCGTCGTACGGCCCCACCGTGCTCTCCGACCCCGAGTTGCACCGGCGCGCCCTGGAGCTGGCCGCGTCGCGCGGGCCCCAGCAGGTGCGGTTCACCGAGCGGCTGCTGGCCGACCCGGTGCGGATCCGGACCTGGTTCCGCGAGTTCGTCGAGGACTGCGACGCGGCGTTCTTCGCCGACACCTGGTCCCGGCTGCGCCACCAGCTCGCGGCGGACGCCCGCCACAAGACCGACCTGCTGCGCCACAAGGGCCTCGCCGAGGCGCTGACCGCGGTGTCCACGGCGTTGACGCTCGACGAGGACTCCGCGCGGATCACCGTCGACAAGCTGGGCGACGGCCGCACCGCCACGGAGGACGGCGGCCTGCTGCTCGTCCCGACGAGCCTGGGCTGGCCGCACCTGAGCGTTCTGCACCGCTACGGCTGGCAGCCGACGCTGCACTACCCGGTCGGCTCCCCCGAGCTGGCGTCACCGTCCTCGGTGGAACAGCTGGCCCTGCGGATGACCGCGCTCTCCCACCCCGTCCGGATGCGCCTGTGCCGCCATCTGGCGCGCAGCGCGTACACCACAAGCGAGCTGGCCCAGGCGCACGGCATGACCGCCCCCGAGATATCCCGCCACCTGAGCGTCCTGAAGAAGGCGGGCCTGATCACCACCCGCCGCCGCGGGCGGTACGTCCTGCATCAGCTGGACGTGACCGTGGTGGCGCGGCTGGGCAGCGACTTCCTGGAGGGCATCCTGCGCTGA
- a CDS encoding threonine aldolase family protein has translation MSDAAEQVDETSAEERLRERRKSAVRAARRVLWRGGLSLTIRERLASLAEAAPEVHDLEEQPDIYGNGVVAAVEERVASLLGKEAAAFFPTGTMAQQVALRCWAARTGNATVALHPLAHPEVHERHAFTQVSGLRPVRLTSEPRLPTAEEVRDFDEPFGALMLELPLRDAGFVLPTWEELTEVVEAARERDAVVHFDGARLWETTVHFGRPLDEIAGLADSVYVSFYKSLEGLAGAALAGPKTLVDEAKTWRHRYGGTLFQQFPTALSALVGLERELPRLPDYVRHARVVAAALREGFAEAGVPWARVHPEEPHTHQFQVWLPYDPEVLVEAAVRQAEETGTYLFTGYWERGGPGLALAEVTVGAAGLEWTADDVKAAVADFVARLP, from the coding sequence ATGAGCGATGCTGCGGAGCAGGTGGACGAGACGTCGGCGGAGGAACGGTTGCGGGAGCGCCGCAAGAGTGCCGTCCGCGCGGCGCGGCGGGTCCTGTGGCGGGGCGGGCTGAGCCTCACGATCCGGGAGCGGCTCGCGTCACTGGCGGAGGCCGCCCCCGAGGTCCACGACCTGGAAGAGCAACCGGACATCTACGGCAACGGCGTCGTGGCGGCCGTGGAGGAGCGGGTCGCGTCCCTGCTGGGCAAGGAGGCCGCCGCGTTCTTCCCGACGGGCACGATGGCCCAGCAGGTCGCCCTGCGCTGCTGGGCGGCCCGTACCGGGAACGCCACGGTCGCCCTGCATCCGCTGGCCCACCCCGAGGTCCACGAACGCCACGCCTTCACCCAGGTCAGCGGCCTGCGCCCGGTGCGCCTGACCAGCGAGCCCCGGCTGCCCACCGCCGAAGAGGTGCGCGACTTCGACGAGCCCTTCGGCGCGCTGATGCTGGAGCTGCCGCTCCGGGACGCCGGATTCGTCCTGCCGACCTGGGAGGAGCTCACCGAGGTCGTGGAGGCGGCGCGGGAGCGCGACGCGGTGGTGCACTTCGACGGCGCGCGCCTGTGGGAGACCACCGTCCACTTCGGCCGCCCCCTGGACGAGATCGCGGGCCTGGCGGACAGCGTCTACGTGTCGTTCTACAAGTCCCTCGAAGGCCTCGCCGGAGCCGCGCTCGCGGGCCCGAAGACGCTGGTGGACGAGGCGAAGACCTGGCGGCACCGGTACGGCGGGACGCTCTTCCAGCAGTTCCCCACGGCGCTGTCGGCGCTCGTCGGCCTGGAGCGGGAACTGCCCCGGCTGCCGGACTACGTCCGTCACGCGCGCGTGGTGGCCGCCGCGCTGCGGGAGGGGTTCGCCGAGGCGGGCGTGCCGTGGGCGCGCGTGCACCCCGAGGAGCCGCACACCCACCAGTTCCAGGTCTGGCTGCCCTACGACCCCGAGGTCCTGGTCGAGGCGGCGGTGCGGCAGGCGGAGGAGACCGGGACGTATCTGTTCACCGGCTACTGGGAGCGCGGCGGGCCGGGGCTGGCACTCGCCGAGGTCACCGTGGGCGCGGCCGGCCTGGAGTGGACAGCGGACGACGTGAAGGCAGCGGTCGCCGACTTCGTGGCACGGCTGCCCTAG
- a CDS encoding Rossmann-like and DUF2520 domain-containing protein, whose translation MSTSQQPDPRDRPARLTVGVVGAGRVGPALAASLQLAGHRPVAVSGVSDASRRRAAEMLPDVPLVPPAEVLQRADLVLLTVPDDTLPGLVEGLAETGAVRPGQLLVHTSGRYGAKVLDPALRAGALPLALHPAMTFTGTPVDVQRLAGCSFGVTAPEELRMAAEALVIEMGGEPEWIAEERRPLYHAALALGANHLVTLVAQSMELLREAGVTAPDRMLGPLLGAALDNALRSGDAALTGPVARGDAGTVAAHVSELRKYSPQTVAGYLAMARATADRALAHGLLKPELAEDLLGVLANGTHGTDGTPGTDGTEGDAG comes from the coding sequence GTGAGTACAAGCCAACAGCCAGACCCGAGGGACCGCCCCGCGCGCCTCACCGTCGGCGTCGTCGGCGCCGGACGCGTGGGGCCCGCGCTGGCCGCGTCCCTCCAGCTCGCCGGGCACCGCCCGGTGGCCGTGTCCGGGGTGTCCGACGCCTCCCGCAGGCGGGCCGCCGAGATGCTCCCGGACGTGCCGCTGGTGCCGCCCGCCGAGGTCCTCCAGCGTGCCGACCTGGTCCTGCTGACCGTCCCGGACGACACCCTGCCCGGCCTCGTGGAGGGCCTCGCCGAGACCGGCGCGGTACGGCCGGGACAGCTGCTGGTGCACACCTCCGGGCGGTACGGCGCGAAGGTCCTCGACCCCGCCCTGCGCGCGGGCGCGCTGCCGCTGGCCCTGCACCCGGCGATGACCTTCACCGGCACGCCCGTGGACGTCCAGCGGCTGGCCGGCTGCTCCTTCGGGGTCACCGCGCCCGAGGAGCTCAGGATGGCCGCCGAGGCCCTCGTCATCGAGATGGGCGGTGAGCCCGAGTGGATCGCCGAGGAGCGCCGGCCGCTCTACCACGCGGCGCTCGCGCTGGGCGCCAACCACCTCGTCACGCTGGTGGCCCAGTCCATGGAGCTGCTGCGGGAGGCCGGTGTCACGGCCCCCGACCGGATGCTCGGCCCGCTCCTCGGCGCCGCCCTCGACAACGCCCTGCGCTCCGGTGACGCGGCCCTGACCGGCCCCGTCGCGCGCGGGGACGCCGGCACCGTCGCGGCGCACGTCTCCGAGCTGCGCAAGTACTCCCCGCAGACCGTCGCCGGCTATCTGGCGATGGCCCGCGCGACCGCCGACCGGGCGCTCGCCCACGGGCTGCTCAAGCCCGAGCTCGCCGAGGACCTCCTCGGGGTACTCGCCAACGGGACCCACGGCACCGACGGGACCCCTGGCACCGACGGCACCGAGGGAGATGCCGGATGA
- the panC gene encoding pantoate--beta-alanine ligase: MTTTLLRTADELHARVREGRRAVVMTMGALHEGHATLIRTAREIAGPEGEVVVTVFVNPLQFGQGEDLDRYPRTLDADLKIAEEAGADAVFAPSVDEVYPGGEPQVRISAGPMGERLEGSSRPGHFDGMLTVVAKLLHLTRPDVALYGQKDAQQLALIRRMVRDLNFGVEIVGVPTVREEDGLALSSRNRYLSPQERRTALALSQALFAGRDRHAAQEALRARAREVPATHARAEALSAIGESRAAADAHAVAKAIPGAPSAVRAAARLVLDDAARLSPPLELDYLALVDPSDFTEVEDDFTGEAVLAVAARVGTTRLIDNLPLTFGNLGAAS; encoded by the coding sequence ATGACCACCACCCTGCTGCGCACCGCCGACGAGCTCCACGCGCGCGTCCGCGAAGGCCGCCGTGCCGTCGTGATGACCATGGGCGCCCTGCACGAGGGCCACGCCACCCTGATCCGCACCGCGCGCGAGATCGCGGGGCCCGAGGGCGAGGTCGTCGTCACCGTCTTCGTGAACCCCCTCCAGTTCGGCCAGGGTGAGGACCTCGACCGCTACCCGCGCACCCTCGACGCCGACCTCAAGATCGCCGAGGAGGCGGGCGCGGACGCCGTGTTCGCGCCCTCCGTCGACGAGGTCTACCCCGGCGGCGAGCCCCAGGTCCGCATCAGCGCGGGCCCCATGGGCGAGCGCCTGGAAGGCTCCTCACGCCCCGGCCACTTCGACGGCATGCTCACGGTCGTCGCCAAACTGCTGCACCTCACCCGTCCCGACGTCGCCCTGTACGGCCAGAAGGACGCCCAGCAGCTCGCCCTCATCCGGCGCATGGTGCGGGACCTGAACTTCGGCGTCGAGATCGTCGGCGTACCGACCGTGCGCGAGGAGGACGGCCTGGCCCTGTCCAGCCGCAACCGCTACCTCTCGCCCCAGGAGCGCCGCACGGCCCTCGCGCTGTCCCAGGCGCTGTTCGCGGGCCGCGACCGGCACGCCGCCCAGGAGGCGCTGCGGGCCCGCGCGCGCGAAGTGCCCGCCACGCACGCGCGTGCCGAGGCGCTGAGCGCCATAGGGGAGTCCCGCGCGGCCGCCGACGCGCACGCCGTCGCCAAGGCGATCCCGGGCGCCCCCTCGGCCGTACGCGCCGCCGCCCGCCTGGTCCTCGACGACGCCGCGCGCCTCTCGCCGCCGCTGGAGCTCGACTATCTGGCCCTGGTCGACCCCTCCGACTTCACCGAGGTCGAGGACGACTTCACCGGCGAGGCCGTCCTCGCTGTCGCCGCCCGGGTGGGGACGACCCGGCTGATCGACAACCTCCCGCTCACCTTCGGAAACCTCGGAGCCGCCTCGTGA
- a CDS encoding L-aspartate oxidase codes for MTSTGIRLHAPAPGWSIDADVVVVGSGVAGLTAALRCEAAGLRTVVVTKARLDDGSTRWAQGGVAAALGEGDTPEQHLDDTLVAGVGLCDENAVRILVTEGPGAVRRLIETGAHFDESEEGDLELTREGGHHRRRIAHAGGDATGAEISRALVEAVRARGLRTIENALVLDLLTDADGRTAGVSLHVMGEGQHDGVGAVHAPAVVLATGGMGQVFAATTNPSVSTGDGVALALRAGAEVSDLEFVQFHPTVLFLGPDAEGQQPLVSEAVRGEGAHLVDADGVRFMVGQHELAELAPRDIVAKGILRRMLERDAEHMYLDARHFGADMWEHRFPTILAACRAHGIDPVTEPIPIAPAAHYASGGVRTDSHGRTTVPGLYACGEVACTGVHGANRLASNSLLEGLVYAERIVADITAEHAANGLHARVPEPVEHPERPAHPLQSPEARFAIQRIMSSGAGVLRSAESLAQAAEQLQRLHADARDALDENGKTAEPGVDTWEATNLLCVARVLVTAAQLREETRGCHWREDEPDRDDTAWRRHIVVRLNPDRTLAVHTTDTADFPPTRQPLQEQ; via the coding sequence GTGACCAGCACAGGCATACGACTGCACGCGCCCGCACCCGGGTGGTCCATCGACGCGGACGTGGTCGTCGTCGGCTCCGGCGTCGCCGGCCTGACCGCGGCCCTGCGCTGCGAGGCCGCGGGCCTGCGGACCGTCGTCGTCACCAAGGCCCGCCTCGACGACGGCTCGACCCGCTGGGCGCAGGGCGGCGTCGCCGCGGCCCTCGGCGAGGGCGACACCCCCGAGCAGCACCTCGACGACACCCTGGTCGCCGGCGTGGGCCTGTGCGACGAGAACGCGGTCCGCATCCTCGTCACCGAGGGCCCCGGCGCGGTACGCCGCCTCATCGAGACCGGCGCCCACTTCGACGAGTCCGAAGAGGGCGACCTGGAGCTCACCCGCGAGGGCGGCCACCACCGCCGCCGCATCGCCCACGCGGGCGGCGACGCGACCGGCGCGGAGATCTCCCGCGCGCTCGTCGAGGCCGTACGCGCGCGCGGCCTGCGCACGATCGAGAACGCGCTCGTCCTGGACCTGCTCACGGACGCGGACGGCCGCACGGCGGGCGTCTCCCTGCACGTCATGGGCGAGGGACAGCACGACGGCGTGGGCGCCGTGCACGCCCCCGCGGTCGTCCTCGCGACCGGCGGCATGGGCCAGGTCTTCGCCGCGACGACCAACCCGTCCGTGTCGACCGGCGACGGCGTGGCCCTCGCGCTGCGCGCGGGCGCGGAGGTCAGCGACCTGGAGTTCGTCCAGTTCCACCCCACCGTGCTCTTCCTCGGCCCGGACGCCGAGGGCCAGCAGCCCCTGGTCTCCGAGGCCGTCCGCGGCGAGGGCGCCCACCTGGTCGACGCCGACGGCGTGCGCTTCATGGTCGGCCAGCACGAACTGGCCGAGCTCGCGCCCCGCGACATCGTCGCCAAGGGCATCCTGCGCCGCATGCTGGAGCGGGACGCCGAGCACATGTACCTCGACGCCCGGCACTTCGGCGCCGACATGTGGGAGCACCGCTTCCCGACGATCCTCGCCGCCTGCCGCGCCCACGGCATCGACCCGGTCACCGAGCCCATCCCGATCGCCCCGGCCGCCCACTACGCCTCCGGCGGCGTGCGCACCGACTCCCACGGCCGTACGACCGTCCCGGGCCTGTACGCGTGCGGCGAGGTCGCCTGCACCGGCGTGCACGGCGCGAACCGGCTCGCGTCGAACTCCCTCCTGGAGGGCCTCGTCTACGCCGAGCGCATCGTCGCGGACATCACGGCGGAGCACGCCGCGAACGGCCTCCACGCGCGTGTGCCCGAGCCGGTCGAGCACCCCGAGAGGCCCGCGCATCCCCTCCAGTCGCCCGAGGCCCGGTTCGCGATCCAGCGGATCATGTCGAGCGGCGCGGGCGTCCTGCGCTCCGCCGAGTCCCTGGCGCAGGCCGCCGAGCAGCTCCAGCGGCTGCACGCCGACGCCCGGGACGCCCTCGACGAGAACGGCAAGACCGCCGAGCCCGGCGTCGACACCTGGGAGGCCACCAACCTCCTGTGCGTGGCCCGCGTCCTGGTCACCGCCGCCCAGCTGCGCGAGGAGACGCGCGGCTGCCACTGGCGCGAGGACGAGCCCGACCGCGACGACACGGCATGGCGGCGCCACATCGTCGTACGGCTGAATCCGGACCGCACCCTCGCCGTACACACCACGGATACCGCAGACTTCCCCCCGACCCGGCAGCCCCTTCAGGAGCAGTGA
- the nadC gene encoding carboxylating nicotinate-nucleotide diphosphorylase, with product MSTDDLPLASSGGCGDGCACGADGGEDYLECGLDPALAQLLADAGLDPVEVEDIANVAIQEDLDHGVDVTTVATIAEDAVATADFVAREAGVVAGLRVAEAVVSVVCEDEFEVERHVEDGDRVAAGQKLLSVTTRTRDLLTAERSALNLLCRLSGIATATRAWADALDGTKARVRDTRKTTPGLRSLEKFAVRCGGGVNHRMSLSDAALVKDNHVVAAGGVAQAFKAVREAFPDVPIEVEVDTLHQLREVVDAGADLILLDNFTPGECEEAVALVHGRAALEASGRLTLDNARAYADTGVDYLAVGALTHSSPILDIGLDLREAE from the coding sequence GTGAGCACCGACGACCTTCCCCTCGCCTCCTCCGGCGGTTGCGGCGACGGCTGCGCCTGTGGCGCGGACGGCGGCGAGGATTACCTGGAGTGCGGGCTCGACCCCGCGCTCGCCCAGCTCCTGGCCGACGCCGGGCTCGACCCCGTCGAGGTCGAGGACATCGCCAACGTGGCCATCCAGGAGGACCTCGACCACGGCGTGGACGTGACGACCGTCGCGACCATCGCCGAGGACGCCGTCGCCACCGCCGACTTCGTCGCGCGCGAGGCGGGCGTCGTGGCCGGCCTCAGGGTCGCCGAGGCGGTCGTCTCGGTGGTCTGCGAGGACGAGTTCGAGGTCGAGCGGCACGTGGAGGACGGCGACCGCGTGGCGGCCGGGCAGAAGCTCCTGTCGGTCACCACGCGCACGCGTGACCTCCTCACCGCCGAACGCAGCGCGCTCAACCTGCTGTGCCGGCTGTCCGGCATCGCGACCGCCACGCGCGCGTGGGCGGACGCCCTGGACGGCACCAAGGCACGCGTGCGGGACACGCGCAAGACGACGCCGGGCCTGCGCTCGCTGGAGAAGTTCGCGGTGCGCTGCGGCGGCGGCGTGAACCACCGCATGTCGCTGTCCGACGCCGCGCTGGTCAAGGACAACCACGTGGTCGCCGCCGGTGGCGTCGCCCAGGCCTTCAAGGCCGTACGGGAGGCCTTCCCGGACGTGCCGATCGAGGTCGAGGTCGACACCCTGCACCAGCTGCGCGAGGTCGTGGACGCGGGCGCCGACCTGATCCTTCTGGACAACTTCACGCCGGGCGAGTGCGAGGAGGCGGTGGCGCTCGTGCACGGGCGGGCCGCGCTGGAGGCCTCGGGCCGGCTGACGCTGGACAACGCGCGCGCGTACGCCGACACCGGCGTCGACTACCTCGCCGTAGGAGCCCTCACCCACTCCTCGCCGATCCTCGACATCGGCCTCGACCTGCGTGAGGCGGAGTAG
- a CDS encoding type III pantothenate kinase, whose product MLLTIDVGNTHTVLGLFDGEEIVEHWRISTDARRTADELAVLLQGLMGMHPLLGDELGDGIDGIAICATVPSVLHELREVTRRYYGDVPAVLVEPGVKTGVPILTDNPKEVGADRIINAVAAVELYGGPAIVVDFGTATTFDAVSARGEYIGGVIAPGIEISVEALGVRGAQLRKIEVARPRSVIGKNTVEAMQSGIIYGFAGQVDGVVNRMARELAEDPDDVTVIATGGLAPMVLGESSVIDEHEPWLTLVGLRLVYERNVSRM is encoded by the coding sequence ATGCTCCTCACGATCGACGTAGGCAACACCCACACCGTCCTCGGCCTCTTCGACGGCGAGGAGATCGTCGAGCACTGGCGCATCTCCACGGACGCCCGCCGCACGGCCGACGAGCTGGCGGTGCTGCTCCAGGGCCTGATGGGCATGCACCCGCTGCTCGGTGACGAACTGGGCGACGGCATCGACGGCATCGCGATCTGCGCGACGGTGCCCTCGGTGCTGCACGAGCTGCGTGAGGTCACGCGGCGCTACTACGGCGACGTGCCGGCGGTCCTGGTCGAGCCGGGCGTGAAGACGGGCGTGCCGATCCTCACCGACAACCCCAAGGAGGTCGGCGCGGACCGCATCATCAACGCGGTCGCCGCGGTCGAGCTCTACGGCGGCCCCGCGATCGTCGTCGACTTCGGTACGGCGACGACGTTCGACGCGGTGTCCGCGCGCGGGGAGTACATCGGCGGGGTCATCGCGCCCGGCATCGAGATCTCGGTCGAGGCGCTCGGCGTCCGGGGCGCGCAACTGCGGAAGATCGAGGTGGCCCGGCCGCGGAGCGTGATCGGCAAGAACACGGTCGAGGCGATGCAGTCCGGCATCATCTACGGCTTCGCCGGTCAGGTCGACGGGGTCGTGAACCGGATGGCCCGGGAGCTGGCGGAGGACCCCGACGACGTGACGGTGATCGCCACGGGAGGGCTCGCACCGATGGTCCTTGGCGAGTCGTCGGTGATCGACGAGCACGAGCCGTGGCTGACGCTGGTGGGGCTGCGGCTGGTGTACGAGCGGAACGTGTCCCGGATGTGA